TGGACCCTGCCGTCTTTATGTCAAATAATCCAAGACAAGTCCGCTCACCAGCTAACGGTTTGTCAGTAGGAGATCCAGGCGTGATGAAAGTACAGCTTGTTGGATGCAAAACAAACTGCTCAGAGAAGGACCAAAAACAGGGCGTGACAGATTCCTCAGGAATGAAACCGTTTTCCTCAGAGCTTTCCTACAGGGTGTGCATCCATCGTGAGATGCCTCTGAGGTCCTGTagctctgctgtgtttttggacAAGTCACTTTGCATTTCGTTCGCAGAACTTGCAGCAGGAACAAGAGGAGTTCAAGCACCTCTGCACAGGTCTGCCCTGACTTGTCAGCTCGGTGTGCAATCTCTCTTTGGATCCACTATAGATaagaaaacagccaaaacaaaggaggtgtACAGAAAAGGTAACTTCAACAGGTGCAATGGTCATGAACAGAGAATGGATCACAGGGGGAGCCCTCTATCAAAGCACCGTGGACTCAGGACCAATCAAAAGGCACCTGCTTGTGGCGCTAACAGTAAGGATGATGACTCAGAAAAGCAGAGCCGCAGCACTTCTTTGGGATTGTCATTCAGAGAGCCATCTGCCTCGAACACAAAGACTGCAAAGCAGAAGGGGAATGCAAATACGGCAGCCTTCTCTGCTCTGAGCAATTTCAGGCACATGCAGCACACGTACACTTATAGCCCAGGTATGAATTTCACCACCTTCAACTGAAAATTCAAATTGATCA
The Xiphophorus hellerii strain 12219 chromosome 22, Xiphophorus_hellerii-4.1, whole genome shotgun sequence genome window above contains:
- the LOC116712715 gene encoding uncharacterized protein LOC116712715 translates to MRVSNVQLDPAVFMSNNPRQVRSPANGLSVGDPGVMKVQLVGCKTNCSEKDQKQGVTDSSGMKPFSSELSYRVCIHREMPLRSCSSAVFLDKSLCISFAELAAGTRGVQAPLHRSALTCQLGVQSLFGSTIDKKTAKTKEVYRKGNFNRCNGHEQRMDHRGSPLSKHRGLRTNQKAPACGANSKDDDSEKQSRSTSLGLSFREPSASNTKTAKQKGNANTAAFSALSNFRHMQHTYTYSPVVSWSMSRQGERQKTEEEQEGGKSTEPQIISTCHHSSPLKNDSVGGILKTLNLKEALELFRPDFISRSQGRVRRLEQKARRRKALQDSNLALGLTEDQGRQKRHCTTPDPLSDNLFKPRERSISGREMQLRSRRIYNKLPEVTKKKEEEKKRAISQNNRLRAEVFKKRVLDQILQR